The genomic stretch ttaaatggtcgtgATAATCTACGACAATTGTAAGAGGAAATCCAGCCTTTGTTAATGGCACACGCTTCCAGTAACACAAAAGTGACGCTTTTCCAACCAACTTACATGAAAATGTGCTCAATGAATGGGAACCTGTCTGATATTAGCAATTAAAAATCTCGATGTTTAAACCACCTGAGAACATTTTCGCATACTAGAGGAAGAATTCAAGAGATTTACCGGATCGGTTATGTAACATTAAAACAATAATCCACGggagaaaaatacaaaaagtcAACGAACTGCCCCACTTCACCAGCAGACGGACTGCGTGTTGACTATACATTTGATCCGCTCTATTTCACAGATGAGAAGCGCATAGAAGGGCGTAGCTTGAGTGAAGACTATATGATCTCCATTGGTTGTTTAACCCGCCACTCGCATCATCACCTCCAATCATGTTTATCTTCGTTGAACATCAGAGGAGTGGAGAAGCAATATGGGATTTGTTACTACTTGATTCAGAGCATCATACAAATTAAATAGTAAAACATAGCATATCTGTTTCGGTAAAACATACTTTTTCAACTGATACACAACTTTTGTACAGGTTTAAGTGAGTGATCATAATCATAGCGCCTATACATATTATAGCGCCTAACATTTTCCACATGCATCCAACTTCCCGTGACATGTGGGCTTTGAATCACCAATATGTACGTACGTGCTTTGTTCTTATGCTGCGTTTACTCAGGCAGCCTTATTTTGACCAATTATTTGCAAAAGAGCTTAtctgatttgtaaaaaaaaaggtCAGCTTGTGTAAAAGCAGCTTGTGTCATATTTCAATAAACAGAATATTGGTGACTGAAGGCCAATGTTCAACAATGGTGTCATGTTTACTATAACATGactgaattttttattttacctttatttaactaggcaagtcagttaacagttaagaacaaattcttattttcaatgacagcctagtgggttaactgcctgaatGACAGAttggtaccttgtcagctcagggggtttgaacttgcaaccttccggttactagtccaacgctctaaccacaaggctgcCGCCCCGTATGCATGATGCCTGTCTGGTGTAGTTAGAGAGCCTCATAACTAAGGTGCAAAATCCATCAAAGAGATTGTAATTACAATTGCCACAGAGTCCAAAATGAAACACTATTAAAGCGCTGCTGTTGGTAAAGAAGGCAACACAGAAGTTCCTCAGAGCTGGTGCCATTTAATAGCCACTTTCTGCTGTAATTATGCTACCCTCCCATGCTTCCTGTTTTAGAGGGGAACATACAAGAACCATCAGGCAAATGTTTTAACTACTCATTTACTACAGTATTTCAGACattggtcaaacattttctgtaaaaaGGCTGACAAATCATTCACTGAACTGTAAAGTACATAACATTATCAGAGTGATATTTGGGATTTCTTATCACAGATCACTCAGTCATCTTTATAGATTGTTATACCTTGAACATGATATGGTAGGGCACAGTCCTATAAGAGAATCCATCTGTAATTGCAGCAGAAAGTCAATATCCAAGGGACAGAAAGTCTGAGCAGATGTTTGGTCTTCACTCAGGGTCACAGTACCCTGTACAGGTGTATATTTTTGAATGCGTCCGGGTCACCGTCCTTCCCCAGATAGACGTTGTAATCCAGAGGTAGTTCCTCTACCCACTTGCTGAGGTTGATCCCTCCCTGAAGGAGGAGCACAGTACAGCAAGAGAGGTGTGCATTATGCTTGAAGTTACACATCATAGAAACATTCAATTCTCAATGTGTGGAAAACAGAAAGTTTTTACAGGCATTTTCAGTACTTACCTGATGTGAAGAAAGTGCTTCCTGGAGGCTTGGAACTGTAACCAATAGAGCACCTTTCTTGCGGAAATTGTGAACGATAAAATACCAGGCTCTACAAAAGCACGAGGATAGAGACAttagagcagggtttcccaaactccgtcctcgggaccccaagagGTGCACATGCTGGTTTTTGTCCTGGTACTACACAGCATCATTACCAGATACAATATATGaggaagatctcaattgcatccttacccctctctcctcatcaaaacccattggaggagaaggtcagaggggcgggacctctggctttctcatccaattggttttgagaaggagacaggacatgaggagtatgcaattgaaaTCTTCCAATGACCACTTACTGCATCCTATAttgcagcgtttcccaaacttggtccttgGGAGCCCAAGGGGTGCACGTGTTGGTTTTTGTCCTggtactacacagctgattcaggtaatcatcaagctttgatcatttgaataagctgtgtagtgttagggcaaaaaacaaaatgttctTGGGTTcctgaggaccgagtttgggaaacgctgcattATAGGATAATGATATTTTCTGTTGGAAAACTTTTTGAAACGATATgtcctaatgaatacacccctggtgtGGTGTCCAAGGTTTACCTACTTAATTTGGTCATTGGGCTGTAGAAAGTACTCAAACACATTGTTCATGATGAGAACATCTGCATTCTGTAACAGGGAATCCTGAGTACTGATATCTCCATGGATGACCTGCAGAAATGTGAGACAATGAGAGAAAGCTGTGGCACTTACATTCtttaaaaacataaaacaaagatcaagataaataaatgtaaaattatACTAATGATCGCTTTACCTGTATTCGGTCACTGAAGCCATACTTCTCCACAGCCATATTCTGAAGCCTGACAAACTCTGCACTGATCTCTACCCCAACAAGCCGAACTGCAGAGCTGTACAGGTACCCCTGAAGCACAACAGATGACTGGAAgagtaaatactttttttgccaaaGAATTCATGACATTTTCTGGCAATATTTTCACATAACCTTTAACAATACATCTCAATGCCATAAATGGTTTCTCTTTCATTCCAAAACAAACTGTAATTTACCCCATAGAGTACTGCCCCTAGCCTGGAACCCACATCCaccactagtctcccagtcaggTCTGGTAGGACATGCTGGAAAAGGAACTGGAGCTCCAATATCGAGAAGGAGTGAGAGATGAACTCTGAGAAAATAAACATTAAAATAAACATTCATTTGACACAATGCTGCCACATGAGGGTTATAAACCCACCCTTATCTTACACATCTATGCTGAACGAAAATATGAACGCAActagcaacaatttcaaagattttagtgagttacagttcatacggAAATCAgtcaagttaaataaataaattaggccctaatctacagatttcacttgactgggaataaagatatgCAACTGTTGGTCATAAATacctttaaaaataataataatctggcCATTTTCTCCTTCGCatgatcaagctgttgattgtggcctgtggaatgttgtcttactcatcttcaatggctgtgcaaagttgttgGATACTGTCGGGATGTGGAACACTGTCGGGAAGTGAAACACGTCCATCCagggcatcccaaacatgctcaatgggtgacatgtctggtgagtatgcaagccatggaataactgggacattttcagcattaggaattgtgtacagatccttgtgacattttcatgctgaaacatgagatgatggtggtggatgaatggcacgctaatgggcctcaggatctcatcacggtatctctgtgcattcaaattgccatccataaaatgcaattgtgttcattgtccaaaGCTTATGCCTacccacaccataaccccaccaccaccatggggcactgttcAGAACATTAACATCATCAAACCGCTCAACTAACACAACATCATACATGAGGttgaggttgtgaggccggttggacatactgccaaattctctaaaactacgttggaggcggtttatgaTAGAaatatgaacattcaattctctggcaaaagctctggtggacatttctgtattcagcatgtcaattgcatgcTCTCAAAATGtgcgacatctgtggcattgtgttgtgtgataaaactgcacattttagagtggccttttattgtcccagcacaagatgcacctgtgtaatgattatgctgtttaatacgcttcctgatatgccacacctgtcatgttgatggattatcttggcaaaggataaatgctcactaacagggatgtaaacacatttgtgcataaTATTTgggagaaataatatttttgtgcttatggaacatttatgggatattttatttcagctcatgaaacatgggaccaatactttacatgctgcgtttatatttttgttcagtatgattATTGATGGGCTTTGGGTAATTGGATTGTTGGTGAGATGGCATGATCCTTCAGAACAAGTACAATGATTAACCAGGCAAGGCAAACCTTTTTTTCTTCTACtttttacacctttttctccccaatttcgtgatatccaattggtagttacagtcttgtcctatcgctgcaactcccgcactgactcgggagaggcgaaggtcgagagccatgtatCCTCCGAAATACGACCCTGCCAAACCtccctgcttcttgacacactgcttgcttaaccaagaagccagccgcaccaacgtgtcggaggaaacaccgtaaaACTGGCGACCtaagtcagcgtgcatgtgcctggcccaccacaaggagtcttTAGAGCGCGGTGGGAAAAGGacatcctggccggccaaaccctcccctaacccagacgacgctgggccaattgtgcgccgcctcatgggtctccgcTGGCTTCGACActgcctgggatcaaacccgggtctgtagttaCGCCTGAAGCACTGCTTTGCTGTGCCTTAGAgcactgcgtcactcgggaggcccatGCTAGGCAAACCtacccaggggagctgttctgtgaGTGCCACAGTTCAGGCAGTAGTTGCGGCTCATCTTGCCCTCCTCACAGAGTGTATCCACGGTGTCCTCGTCATACAGGAAAGCATCCACATGCAGTGTGGGCTGGGGTTTCTGTTGGGTCTGAATAATCAATTGATGATGAACAGAATTAGTTCATTTGTGACAGTCAAAGCGATAGTACACCgaaattacaaaattacactggTTACTTACACTGTAAGCAGTCtctggacaaggtatgacagcaatccatgctttggtttagtttccctggacacagtttccacatgctaacattttagcatttgtggcacaaatcccattcaagccATGGGACCGATAATACATTTTTCACACGTGTTCAAATCATCTGTGACTTTGTTCAGCTTCACAAGTTTAGATACTTTTGGATTATTTGGAGATGTGTGAAAAACAGTCGCATGACTTGATTGGGATTTGTACCACACacgttagcatgtggaaacagttccagggaaactaaaccaaagcatggattgttgtcataccttgtccatagactgcttagaGCATAAGGAAACCAacgtaattttgtaatttgggtgaaataCCCATTTAATTACATAAAAGTCTAATTTTAAGTgtgagtgttgttgttttttattcctatctgaaaataaaatacacacacCTTGCACCAAATACAAGCACTCAGCAAGTAAATTTGGCCCGGAGTAAAGATATTGAGGAATGAAAGCAATTACTGTAACCCACCTTCTGAATAGCCAAGGACTCGGAGGAGAGCACAGCCTCCAAAGGAAGACATGCCCTAAGATCCTcagaaatactttgaagtatAACCTTTTGATTGTCAATCAATCCATCATCCACTTCATCTGCAAGAAACAAAATGACTAGCTAATGTAATACAGTTAAAGCATCATAATCCAACATGAACATGGGATGGTTGGTTTAGTCTTAAAATAGCTAATGCCAGGGTTATTAAATACCAGAGTTTTTCATCCAGTCAATTAAACGGGGCAGGTCCTTGGAATTTACTCTGGAGAGTAATCGTACGATTTCTTTTTTCCCGTCTGAAAAGTTCATTTCAACAAATATTTTGCCACATACGATTGCTCATGCTTGAATGTATTGAACGCATGTGTAGAAAATACCGGATACGTATTTGAGATTTAAGGAGGCGCGATAATTGGAGCCCTATTAACAGTAGTGGTGAAATGGAGAGAATTTAGAATATATTATTCAATTTAAAGTAACTGATATTGTAGAAATATATTGAATATTGATTTTGGCAAATTAAATGGACACGTGTTGTATGAAATTAGCGTTTACTATAAGTAGAAAACATGACATTTCAGACGACCTTAAAATACAGGGGCTGCAAAGAAGTAAACATAACCCCGGAACTAGATAGGCATTCTGGGATATCTGGTATTGAGATGACGTTCGTTTGGTTGCTTTTCTCAAGCCAGTTGGCAAGCTTTAGGTAACGATCTTCTTTATAATTATAATAATGGTAATTTAGTAGCTAGCTACTGTTTTGTAAATGTCGTAATGTTAGCACGATAGCGATCCATCCATCGAATGAAATGATGATGCTGTCTTTATACGTATCATATTCTCGGAGAACCACGGCCTCACTCGAGTTGTCgatgctaacgttaactagctagaaatttagctagctagatagtttTATAAGCTGTGTGGATGCAGTCGGGTCAATATTATCTATTCTTTATGTTGTATTAGTTAACTACGGTATTTTTCTAGCTAATTCATGTCGAAAAGTTATTGAAGAATTTCTGTCATGTTGTCCTGACTATATGCTAAACTAATCTCTAGATTTCACTCATTGTTTTCGTTCATTGGTCAGTTAAGGAAGTCAACAACGGACGTTTGATCACCAATAAGTGTCAGTGAAAGGTGTGGAGACAAGGGGGTTCCCTCAACATTGAAGCCGAAGAGGCCGTATTTCTCAACTGATTTTGTAATTCACTTTCCATAACATTATTATCCAGCATTTAAGTGGTATAGTAGTTGGCAGTGCCTGTATAACCAAATTTGCCaatctaaatattttttataGGTTCAACAAGACCTGCCAACATGGTGTTAGCCGATTTGGGAAGAAAAATAACCTCGGCATTGCGATCACTGAGCAATGCCACCATCATCAATGAGGAGGTATATCTAGTACCAAATCAGACTTCTTATTTTTGTACAACTTTTGGCAAAGTGTGGTTGTTAACTAAATAATAGTTACATATGTTGCCAGGTTTCAATCAAGCAAGACCATATGATATTTCTCATAGATAATGCCTTCTCTTTCTCTAGGTATTAAATGCCATGCTGAAAGAAGTGTGTGCTGCCCTCCTGGAAGCTGATGTCAACATCAAGTTGGTAAAGCAGCTCAGAGAAAATGTAAAGTGAGTAGCATTATTCAGGAACACATTGTACTGTAGTAGACCAGCTGAATTCTGTATCCTACTAATGTAATATTTTTTTGACCACAGATCATCCATTGACCTGGAGGAGATGGCCTCTGGGCTGAACAAGAGGAGAATGATCCAGCATTCTGTGTTCAAGGAGCTCGTCAAGGTCAGTGTCGGACTATtcttactagaggtcgaccgattaatcagaatggcttattaattagggccgatttcaagttttcataacaatcagatatcggtattttggatatatatatatatatatatatatatatatatatatatatatatatatatatatatataaacctgcatatttagctaaaagaaatccaggttagcaggcaatattaaccaggtgaaattgtgtcacttctcttgcgttcatttcatagagtcagggtatatgcaacagtttgggccccCTGGCTCTTGGCGAACTAATTCGCCAGAAttctacgtaattatgacataacattgaaggttgtgcaatgtaacagcaatatttagacgtagggatgccacccgttagataaaatacggaatggttccgtatttcactgaaagaataaatgttttgttttcgagattatcgtttccggatttgaccatgttaatgacctaaggctcgtatttctgtgtgttattatgttataattaagtctatgatttgatagagcagtctgactgagcgatggtagtcaccagcaggctcgtaagcattcattcaaacagcactttcgtgcgttttgccagcagctcttcgcaatgcttcaagcattgcgctgtttatgacttcaagcctatcaactccagagattaggcttgtgtaaccaatgtgaaatggttagctagttagtggggtgcgcgctaatagcgtttcaaacgtcactcactctgagacttggCGTAGTTGTTcctcttgctctgcatgggtaacgctgcttcgagggtggctgttgtcgatgtgttcctggttcgagcacAGCTatactataataactacaacctaaaacttcttacctgggaatattgaactcatgttaaaaggaaccaccagctttcatatgttctcatgttctgagcaaggaacttaaactttagctttcttacatggcacatattgcacttttacttctccaacactttgtttttgcattctttaaaccaaattgaacatgtttcatttatttgaggctaaattgatttgattgatgtattatattaagttaaaacaagtgttcattcagtattgttgtaattgtcattatttcaaatacattttaaaaatcggccaAGTAATCGGTATCGCCTTTTTTTGTTCCTCAAATAATCGGTATCGGAAAACCATAagcggtcgacctctaattcttACGTCATTGTTTGTTAGTCAGTTGTTGTGGCGTGAAACTGAACGTATTGTAATACCTCCATACATTAGTATTAGTTTAATGATGGTCCAGTGTAAAGTAACCGAAGGAGTTAATTTTTTGATTGAAAACTTGGGTAGATGATTGACAGTTGTTGGTGGGATTTCCTGGTTATTTTTATATTAGTGGTTTTCAAAAGTCATTTGGTCTATTGATATTCCACCGTGTTTTGTAAACTGTTTCGGCAATGTACTATACCATCAAAACAGTCATTCCCCTCAAAAAATTACCTTAATTGAAATAAGGGATCCAGTAGCTGTAGTCTACCTCTATTTAAAGGTTTTGATTGCTCAGCTCAATACATAATTAGTTTCACATTAGAAGGCATACCCTCGGACATGGATAATCAGCTGACCAGTTTAGATTTCATGCGGGGAGAAGACTTTCCAAGTACTTTCAGATTGCTTGTTTACACATTAAAAAAGCTTGTGTGGTTTGGAGAGGCCTGTCCCTATGTTCTCACTTCACATATCTTACAAAGATGCAATGTTTCTGTGTTTGTTGCATTTGATGCGATGGGAGTGTGTCTAAGATTTAATGTTGTGGTTGTCTCTCAGCTGGTGGATCCAGGGGTCAAGGCTTGGACACCCACAAAGGGAAAGAACAATGTCATCATGTTTGTGGGTCTTCAGGGCAGTGGGAAAACCACAACCTGTTCCAAGGTGAGCCATTCCTGGCTTTCAGCCTAAAGATATGCACATTCAGGTGGTCATTTGTCCAAAATATATTATGCCATCACTAATGTTCTGTATTGAAAACCTTTTCCACAGCTGGCGTACTACTACCAAAGAAAAGGGTGGAAAACCTGTTTGATTTGCGCTGACACTTTCAGAGCTGGTAGTTTCATTTTCAAAATGTATCTGTTTGATATTCCttctcaaaataaataaaattaccTAAAAGAAAATTAAGTCAACAacatatttttgtgtgtgtgcaggtgccTTCGATCAGTTGAAGCAAAATGCTACAAAAGCCAGAATTCCATTCTATGGAAGGTATGTATGCTTTGCATTTGGTTGCTTCTCATCTGTATGTGATGCATCTCAAGTTATTTTTTTTGCTAATGTATATGGTAAGGAaccttgatgtacaagtacaccccctggaaaGGACGCAAGTCTATTACAGGGCCTTTGCTGCATACAGTACACTAACGTTGTTAAATCCAGTTACACAGAGATGGACCCTGTCGTCATAGCTGCGGAAGGTGTGGAAAAGTTCAAAAATGAGAGCTTTGAAATAATCATTGTTGATACCAGTGGCCGACACAAGCAAGAAGATTCCCTTTTTGAGGAGATGTTGCAGGTTTCCAATGCAGTGGTAAGTAATATTTTTGCACCACTGTGAtcatctctctgtcagtctgaGCATTTGTATCATCATTATAAAatgtgctttcggaaagtattcagtccctctgactgtttccacattttgttacgttacagccttgttctcaaatatattttttccccatatcagtctacacacaatagcccataatgacaaagagaaaagtTATTTTGGGTTGGTTTGCaaaattattacaaataaaagcggaagtatcatatttacataagtattcaggccctttgctatgagactcaaaaaaattgagctcaggtgcatcctgtttccattgctcatccttgagatgtttctacaacttgattagagtccacctgtggtaaattaaattgattggacatgatttggtaaggcacacacctgtctaagtaaggtcccacggttgacagtgggtgtcagagcaaaaaccaagctatgaggtcaatGGATTTGTCCTTAGCGctccgaggcacagatctggggaatggtaccaaaacatttatgcagcattgaaggtcaccaagaacacagcggcctccgtcattcttaattggaagatgtttggaaccattaaggctcttcctagagctggcagccaggccaaactgagcagtcgagggagaagggccttggtcagggaggtgaccaataacccgatcactcttgacagagctctagagttcctctgtggtgggagaaccttccagaaggacaaccatctctgcagcactccaccaatcaggcctttatgttggAGTGATCAGATGGAAGCCACTGCTCTTAAAGGGGACTggccacgagaaacaagattctctcgtctgaggaaacaaaaatgtaactatttggcctgaatgccaagcgccgcgtctggagtaaacctggcaccattcctacggtgaagcatggtgatggcagcatgctgtgaggatgtttttcagctgcatttactgagagactagtcaagatcgaggaaaagatgaacggagcaaagtacagagatccttgatgaaaaaacaggacaatgaccataagcacacagccaagacaacacaggagtggcttcgggacatgtctctgaatgtccttgagtggcccagccagagactggtcttgaaccagatcgaacttctctggagagaactgaaaatagctgtgcagcaatgctccccatccaacctgacagagcttgatatgATCTACATTGAAGagtgggataaactccccaactacaggtgtgccaagcttgtagcgtcatacccaagaatattcaaggctgtaatcgttgcaaaaggtgcttcaacaaggtgctgaggaaagggtctgtatacttttgtaaatgtgatattttatttatgaaaacctgtttttgctttgtcattatggggtattgggtgtagattgattgGGGGGACGGGCGACaacttaatacattttagaaagactaacgttacaaaatgtggaaaaagtcaaggggcctgaatactttccgaacacaCTGTATTGCTTTAGAGAAAATGCATCAATGCATGCATGGTCTTACCCCAAGCATGTTTCTATTTCCTCCAGCAACCTGACAACATTGTGTACGTAATGGATGCCTCCATTGGCCAAGCTTGTGAAGCCCAGGCGAAGGCCTTCAAAGACAAAGTAGAAGTTGCGTCCGTCATAGTGACAAAGC from Oncorhynchus clarkii lewisi isolate Uvic-CL-2024 chromosome 25, UVic_Ocla_1.0, whole genome shotgun sequence encodes the following:
- the LOC139383725 gene encoding uncharacterized protein — translated: MNFSDGKKEIVRLLSRVNSKDLPRLIDWMKNSDEVDDGLIDNQKVILQSISEDLRACLPLEAVLSSESLAIQKTQQKPQPTLHVDAFLYDEDTVDTLCEEGKMSRNYCLNCGTHRTAPLEFISHSFSILELQFLFQHVLPDLTGRLVVDVGSRLGAVLYGGYLYSSAVRLVGVEISAEFVRLQNMAVEKYGFSDRIQVIHGDISTQDSLLQNADVLIMNNVFEYFLQPNDQIKAWYFIVHNFRKKGALLVTVPSLQEALSSHQGGINLSKWVEELPLDYNVYLGKDGDPDAFKNIHLYRVL